One genomic window of Synergistaceae bacterium includes the following:
- a CDS encoding sodium:glutamate symporter yields MTVYSLLTDFCYASILILIGMLIRSKLKVVQKSFIPASLLAGFLGLALGPTMLKIIPFSGEIGNYAGVLTIFVFASVGMNGFSFSAKDMKTELERMGSHALYKIIALSLQMSLPIFFTSLFLVNIAPNISDGFGLILAAGFFGGHGTAAAVGETFAGLGWPQATDLAMTSATIGILAGVFGGLFFIRLATKKGYTQYVDDFSRIPDDLRTGLIRPGSRRSLASETISSIALDPIAFHLALLLVPSGIGYVINQYITKYTGLNLPTFTVAFIISLILFVLLGKGEKGIYKYVDSNLITRLGSAATDYLVFFGVASIKIAVVLEYLVPFTLLMLFGCVIVVVNLMYFGPRMNKNSWFERSIFVYGYSTGVFSIGMTLLRIVDPDNRSRTLTDTAIVGPLVTPLEMFAWAAGPAMLVSGKAFTLAGIFLAITVAAIAASFLFKWWYASVPLAGRDSVEDVLSEN; encoded by the coding sequence ATGACGGTTTATTCTCTACTTACTGATTTTTGTTATGCCAGTATTCTAATCCTTATTGGTATGCTTATTAGATCAAAATTAAAAGTAGTTCAAAAAAGTTTTATTCCAGCCAGCTTACTTGCGGGCTTTCTAGGCTTAGCCCTAGGCCCAACAATGCTAAAAATTATTCCATTTTCTGGCGAAATAGGCAACTATGCCGGTGTTCTAACAATATTTGTATTTGCCTCTGTAGGTATGAATGGATTTTCTTTTTCTGCAAAAGATATGAAAACAGAGTTAGAACGCATGGGATCCCATGCACTATACAAAATAATTGCCCTATCACTTCAAATGTCTTTACCTATATTCTTCACATCACTTTTTTTAGTAAATATCGCACCCAATATTAGCGACGGATTCGGTCTTATACTAGCAGCAGGGTTTTTTGGAGGACACGGAACTGCTGCAGCAGTCGGGGAAACCTTTGCAGGACTTGGATGGCCCCAAGCAACGGACCTAGCAATGACTTCAGCTACCATTGGTATACTTGCAGGTGTTTTTGGAGGGCTTTTCTTTATTCGCCTGGCTACAAAGAAAGGCTATACCCAGTATGTAGATGACTTCTCAAGAATTCCAGATGACCTGCGAACAGGGCTAATTCGACCTGGTTCAAGACGCTCATTAGCAAGTGAAACCATATCCAGTATCGCATTAGATCCAATTGCTTTTCACTTAGCCTTGCTACTTGTGCCTTCTGGAATAGGATACGTTATAAATCAATACATCACAAAATATACCGGCCTTAACCTTCCTACCTTTACAGTAGCCTTCATAATATCATTAATTCTGTTTGTGCTTCTAGGAAAAGGAGAAAAAGGTATATATAAATATGTTGATAGCAATCTAATCACAAGACTGGGCAGCGCTGCAACTGACTATCTTGTCTTTTTCGGAGTAGCTTCAATTAAAATAGCTGTTGTTTTAGAGTACCTTGTTCCCTTCACATTATTAATGCTATTTGGTTGCGTAATTGTAGTAGTAAATTTAATGTATTTTGGCCCAAGAATGAATAAAAACAGCTGGTTCGAGCGCTCAATCTTTGTCTATGGATATTCAACTGGAGTCTTTTCAATTGGTATGACCCTGCTTAGAATCGTTGACCCTGATAATAGATCAAGAACTCTCACCGACACAGCAATCGTTGGCCCACTTGTTACACCTCTTGAAATGTTTGCCTGGGCTGCAGGCCCAGCCATGCTGGTAAGCGGAAAGGCATTTACACTTGCTGGGATTTTCCTAGCAATTACAGTAGCTGCAATTGCTGCTAGTTTTCTATTTAAATGGTGGTATGCAAGTGTCCCACTAGCAGGAAGAGATTCAGTAGAGGATGTTTTATCTGAAAATTAA
- a CDS encoding ornithine cyclodeaminase (catalyzes the formation of L-proline from L-ornithine), with amino-acid sequence MSYPKIEILFLNEEDMIKAGVTDMKRCVEVMEEAYELLGTGDYLMGGKNANSHGQMIVFPEKSDFPNMPLAGPDRRFMSMISYVGGRFNVCGEKWYGSNRENLEKGLPRSILLTILNDAKTGAPLTIQSANLLSAYRTGAIPGVGAKYLTRKGSKVLGLVAAGPIARTSFMGISEGYPNLEVVKIFDINKEASKALAKFIEETYPQYKEIIIVDSMEEAVRDSDIVNIAASGKVTPELKEEWIKKGALVSLPAAIILDKDFVINRSRVVVDNWKMYEAYRDELDYPYTEIGSVTLDRYLLDWIEEGEITKDFITDLGDIVVDQSKGRKNDDEIIFFVMGGQPIYDVTWGYTCYEKAKELGLGQLLKLWDEPLLK; translated from the coding sequence ATGAGTTATCCAAAAATCGAGATTCTTTTTCTAAATGAAGAGGATATGATTAAAGCTGGTGTTACAGACATGAAGAGGTGCGTCGAGGTAATGGAAGAAGCCTATGAGCTCCTAGGTACAGGAGATTACTTAATGGGGGGAAAAAATGCCAACTCTCATGGGCAGATGATTGTTTTTCCTGAAAAATCAGATTTTCCAAACATGCCTTTAGCCGGCCCTGACCGCCGATTTATGTCAATGATTTCCTATGTAGGGGGAAGGTTCAACGTTTGTGGAGAAAAATGGTATGGTTCAAACCGCGAAAATTTGGAGAAAGGCTTACCAAGATCAATTCTTTTAACAATACTAAATGATGCAAAAACAGGTGCTCCTCTAACTATTCAATCAGCGAATCTACTTAGTGCATATAGAACAGGTGCCATACCTGGTGTAGGTGCAAAGTATCTAACCAGAAAGGGCTCAAAGGTACTGGGCCTAGTAGCAGCTGGCCCAATTGCAAGAACTTCTTTTATGGGTATTTCAGAAGGCTATCCAAACCTCGAAGTAGTTAAGATTTTCGATATTAATAAGGAAGCTTCCAAAGCTCTTGCAAAGTTTATTGAAGAAACCTATCCACAGTACAAAGAGATAATAATTGTCGATAGCATGGAAGAAGCGGTTAGGGATAGCGATATCGTAAATATAGCTGCTTCAGGTAAAGTTACACCAGAGCTTAAGGAAGAATGGATAAAAAAAGGAGCCCTAGTCTCCCTTCCTGCGGCCATTATACTTGATAAAGACTTTGTCATAAATAGGTCTAGGGTGGTGGTTGACAACTGGAAGATGTATGAGGCCTACCGAGATGAGCTGGATTATCCCTATACTGAAATAGGATCCGTAACTTTAGATAGGTATCTACTTGACTGGATTGAAGAAGGAGAAATAACAAAAGACTTTATTACCGATCTTGGAGATATTGTTGTAGATCAAAGTAAAGGTAGAAAAAATGATGACGAGATTATTTTCTTTGTTATGGGCGGGCAACCAATTTATGATGTTACTTGGGGATATACCTGCTATGAAAAAGCTAAGGAACTGGGGCTTGGCCAATTACTAAAATTATGGGATGAACCACTTCTAAAATAA
- a CDS encoding Ldh family oxidoreductase, with the protein MKRITEAQEINFIVSFLGHMGIKDSDAKRGATVLTQSDLTGVRSHGLSRLPTYANKFLNKSINPNPNIKFSLKTNNLLSVDADGGLGIVSGPIILDKVIEIALMEGVCVCSVGNSYHYGVGNYYAWRFAQEGLIGLSLTNTTHHVAPFGGSNPIMGTNPITVGIPSAGDFPVILDIATSITAFSKIFVTGKEGFDIPNNWAIDKNGNPTTNPEEALKGAILPMAQHKGYALALIIEILTGILSAGIKEDLKSMSYKHDNSHLKEIGHLHIAIDVSKFLPLDIFKRLVNEYLDEIKNSSLAPGFTEILIPGEIESRFYQEYTHKGIPINPGLEAQLVEMVNKFGYAKADKLEDFMEVIS; encoded by the coding sequence TTGAAAAGGATAACTGAAGCCCAGGAAATAAATTTTATTGTAAGCTTCCTGGGTCATATGGGAATAAAGGATAGTGATGCAAAAAGAGGGGCCACCGTCTTAACTCAATCAGATCTAACAGGAGTAAGATCCCACGGACTTTCTAGACTACCAACCTACGCTAACAAGTTTCTAAATAAAAGCATTAATCCTAACCCAAATATTAAATTCTCCTTGAAAACTAACAATCTTCTTTCCGTTGATGCTGATGGTGGTTTAGGAATTGTCTCTGGACCAATTATACTTGATAAAGTGATAGAAATAGCCCTAATGGAAGGTGTATGTGTTTGTAGTGTAGGTAATAGTTATCATTATGGAGTTGGCAACTACTATGCTTGGAGATTTGCCCAGGAAGGCCTCATAGGCCTTAGCCTGACTAATACCACTCATCATGTAGCCCCCTTTGGAGGTAGTAATCCAATTATGGGGACAAATCCTATAACAGTTGGTATTCCCTCTGCAGGTGATTTTCCAGTGATATTAGATATAGCTACTAGTATCACAGCCTTTAGCAAAATCTTTGTCACAGGCAAAGAAGGATTTGACATCCCAAACAACTGGGCCATTGACAAAAATGGAAACCCAACCACTAATCCTGAGGAAGCCCTTAAAGGAGCTATCCTACCTATGGCCCAGCACAAGGGTTATGCTTTAGCCCTAATAATTGAAATACTCACTGGCATCTTATCAGCAGGAATAAAAGAGGACTTGAAGAGTATGTCATACAAGCATGATAATAGCCATCTAAAAGAAATCGGACATCTGCACATAGCTATTGATGTATCAAAATTCTTACCCCTTGATATCTTTAAAAGGCTTGTAAATGAATACTTGGATGAAATTAAAAATTCCTCTTTAGCCCCTGGGTTTACTGAGATTTTAATCCCCGGTGAGATAGAATCACGCTTCTATCAAGAGTATACTCATAAGGGAATACCAATAAATCCTGGTCTTGAAGCTCAGCTGGTTGAAATGGTAAATAAGTTTGGCTATGCCAAGGCTGATAAGCTAGAAGATTTTATGGAGGTGATTAGTTAA
- a CDS encoding C-terminal binding protein: MAIHVIRTYNGSGDLSIEKEILGPEYHLEEIVCLTEDELIEKCKKADAIICGYQPLTSRVLIELENLKLIAFKAIGFNSVDIPSSQALGKTVTNIRNYCINEVADHTLALLLALNRGIVPHNNQVKFNKKWNYNFVPDISRLGTLKVGLLGFGNIPRLVAKRLNGFGPEILAYDPFVDEKTMAQYGVKKVELDDLYQSADYISIHLPLNESTHHMLNDKAFEKMKAGVKIINTGRGPIIDEAALARALDRGQVSAAALDVLDDELGSIKDNPLLDREDLILTPHSAFYSNSSMEDGRREVSENIKNYFEGNYHLCNIVNGIYPNKNNKKELL, encoded by the coding sequence ATGGCAATTCATGTTATAAGAACATACAATGGAAGCGGCGATTTATCTATTGAAAAAGAAATACTAGGCCCAGAATATCACTTAGAAGAAATAGTTTGCCTAACAGAAGATGAACTAATTGAAAAATGCAAAAAAGCAGATGCAATTATATGTGGTTATCAGCCACTAACATCTAGAGTTTTAATAGAGCTCGAAAACCTAAAACTTATTGCTTTTAAGGCAATAGGCTTTAACAGCGTTGATATCCCTTCAAGCCAAGCTCTGGGAAAAACTGTTACCAACATAAGAAATTACTGTATTAATGAAGTAGCTGATCATACCTTGGCTCTACTACTTGCCTTGAATAGAGGAATCGTTCCACACAATAATCAAGTTAAATTTAACAAGAAATGGAACTATAATTTTGTTCCAGATATATCAAGGCTCGGAACTCTAAAGGTTGGGCTACTAGGTTTTGGAAACATACCCAGATTAGTAGCTAAAAGGCTTAATGGCTTTGGCCCTGAAATTTTAGCATACGACCCCTTTGTTGATGAAAAAACCATGGCTCAATATGGGGTTAAAAAAGTAGAGCTTGACGACCTATACCAATCAGCTGACTATATAAGTATTCATCTTCCTCTTAATGAAAGTACCCACCATATGCTAAATGATAAAGCCTTTGAAAAAATGAAGGCAGGAGTTAAAATCATAAATACAGGTAGGGGTCCCATTATTGATGAAGCTGCCCTAGCCCGTGCCTTAGATAGAGGCCAAGTAAGCGCAGCTGCATTAGATGTCCTAGATGATGAGCTGGGAAGTATTAAGGACAATCCCTTACTTGATAGAGAAGATCTTATACTTACACCCCATAGTGCCTTTTATTCAAATTCATCTATGGAGGATGGGAGAAGAGAAGTTTCAGAAAATATTAAGAACTACTTTGAAGGAAACTACCACCTATGCAATATAGTAAATGGGATCTACCCAAATAAAAATAATAAAAAGGAGTTGTTATGA
- a CDS encoding alanine--glyoxylate aminotransferase family protein: MNKKTYLMCGPVETPPRVRRAMDLEIYSHRTERYFLLHKSIQEKMMQVFQTKNPLLYFSCSGTGAIEAALQNCFSKGDKVLTIVNGFFGNQMHENALALGLNSVAIKVPLERSAGADDIKPYFDEDVKGVLMVQNESTTGVMNDVKGLGEFLLDKKAISIIDSISGMGAINLPVDKWNLDVVVSSSQKAFMTPPGISFVSVSDKAWDRVEHHKSTGFYFDFLRARDYNNNYKMVYTSPITLMEGLNAALDMIIEEGIEEVYLRHSNHAKMIIKTVEEMGLSIYPQDKEYASLSLVCVYAKGIAKEIVARLAKKNIIVGGGLPPIADDTFRIGTMGYVSTNDINACLLALKDIVDELREEGFEKDN, encoded by the coding sequence ATGAATAAGAAAACCTACCTTATGTGTGGCCCTGTAGAAACTCCTCCAAGAGTTCGAAGAGCTATGGACCTTGAAATTTATTCTCACAGAACAGAGAGATATTTCCTACTGCACAAATCAATACAAGAAAAAATGATGCAGGTTTTTCAAACAAAAAACCCCCTTCTTTATTTTTCATGTTCTGGAACTGGTGCCATAGAAGCCGCTCTTCAGAACTGTTTTTCAAAAGGAGATAAAGTCCTTACCATAGTGAATGGTTTTTTCGGAAATCAAATGCATGAAAATGCACTAGCCTTAGGTTTAAATTCAGTTGCTATTAAAGTGCCACTAGAACGCTCAGCGGGGGCTGATGATATTAAGCCCTATTTCGATGAAGATGTAAAAGGAGTTCTAATGGTTCAAAACGAGTCAACCACAGGTGTAATGAATGACGTTAAGGGACTGGGCGAATTCCTTTTAGATAAAAAAGCTATCTCAATAATAGACTCAATAAGTGGAATGGGTGCCATTAACTTACCAGTTGATAAATGGAACTTAGATGTAGTTGTAAGTAGCTCTCAAAAAGCCTTTATGACCCCCCCAGGTATATCCTTTGTATCTGTGAGTGATAAGGCTTGGGATAGAGTAGAGCATCATAAGAGCACGGGTTTCTACTTTGATTTCCTCAGGGCGAGGGACTACAACAATAACTACAAGATGGTTTACACTAGCCCAATCACTTTAATGGAGGGACTCAACGCAGCTTTAGATATGATAATTGAAGAAGGAATAGAAGAAGTATACTTGCGTCACTCTAACCATGCAAAAATGATTATTAAGACAGTAGAGGAAATGGGGCTTAGTATCTATCCTCAAGATAAAGAATATGCCTCTCTCTCCCTTGTCTGTGTTTATGCCAAGGGCATAGCAAAGGAAATAGTAGCAAGACTAGCAAAGAAAAATATAATTGTAGGTGGGGGTCTTCCGCCTATAGCCGATGATACATTTAGAATAGGGACTATGGGTTATGTGTCTACAAATGATATAAATGCATGCCTCCTCGCTTTAAAGGATATCGTAGATGAACTAAGGGAGGAAGGTTTTGAAAAGGATAACTGA